A stretch of DNA from Bacillota bacterium:
GCCGTTCCACTTCAGACTTGCCTTCGACGGGCTGACCGTTTATGCTTACAATGACGTCGCCAACCTCGATCCCCCCTTCCCGTGCAGGGTAAGAGCGTCTGCCGTCGCTTCCGACCACAGGGTAATGCCCCACCACCACCACGCCCTTTGTTGACAGGAGCACTCCTATGGCGTGTCCACCAGGAACGACCCTCACCTCCGGTACGACGCTCACGAGGAGACGCTTGACCGGAATCACATCCAAGAGTCGAACCTCGAGGCTGGTATCGCCCTGGGCAAGAGGAACGAGTCTCACGCCCGCCCCACGCCCTCGAATGGCGCCCCCCGCGCTCGAGGATACGGCGTCCATACGCACGAGTTCTTCGCCCGTGAGCCGGAACTTCACGTCCAACGGAGCACGGACCCAGAGATCTTTCGTTGAACCAACGAGGACCGTGACCCTGTCGGGAAGCGTCCCGAAAGTCAGGCAGTATCCGATGGCACAGGCTAGAATCGCAAGGAGGAGCGCGGAACGCGCCCCTGACCCAGGCGAGCGGCCACGCCTGCCTCGGCGCCCCCCTTGTCCGTGGTCACAGGGTGCAGCCCGGGAATCGTCTGTATCGGCAGTGCCAGTGCCGTTCTTGACGCTGTCGACTAAGCTGAGCCCGTCGCTGCTCTCGAGACGTATTCGCTCGCTCTTCTCTCGTGCGGTGACAAAAGTGCCTTTCAAGCGCGGCAACCCCCGGCATGATACATGTCGCAGGCATCCAAAGTCGCAGGTCAAGGAGGCAAGTCTTTCGCGCCTCCTTGACCTGCGACTACGCCTGCAAGATTACCCTGCCCGGGAGCATCGTTTTTATGCCCGCAAAACTCTGCATGTCATGCTTTGGGATGTCAAGCGAAGGGCGGCCATCACCCAGCAGGCAGTGATGCCCATGACAAGCGATTATGCTTGTGCCAGCCAGAGATGAGGCTCGTTTTCACGGCTCGGGACGCCGCGCCAAGCGGGCGATGAAAAAGCCATCCATCGCGTGGATGTGGGGGAAAGTCTCGACGTAAGGCAGGCCTTGTCCGGGGAAGGCCTCCACGAACTCGCGCGGCAAGTACGGTGCAGCCGGCTCGAGCGAGAAACCCGGGTGCTCCCTGAGAAAACCCTCCACGATTCCACCGTTCTCCTCTGGCTCGATGCTGCACGTGCTGTACACGACTATGCCTCCGGGTTTCACGACCGCCGCAGCAGCCGCAAGGAGCCGAGCCTGCACGACCGCAAGGTCTGAGATGTCGCGCAAGCTCCTGCGCCACCTGAGGTCCGGCCGCCGTCTCAACACGCCGGTGCCGGTGCACGGAGGATCCACGAGCGCCCTGTCAAACGGTCGTGACGTGGCTTCAGCGGCAAAGGCTTGAGGATCCGTAGCGTCCAGAACCACGGCCTTGATGGATCGGACGCCGAGCCGTCTTGCGTTTTCCTGAAGGAGTCTTACCCTGTGTGCGTGCACGTCCGCGGCGACGATCTCGCCCTGATCTCCCATGCGCTCCGCGATGTGGGTCGTCTTTCCCCCAGGTGCAGCCGCTATGTCGAGCACGCGTTCGCCCGGAAGAGGGTCCAGCACGTACGACGCGAGCATGGAGCTCTGGTCTTGGGCCAGGAACTCCCCGTTTGCGTACGACTCATGAGAGAAGAGGCCCGCGCCGCCGCAGACCTCCACAGCTTCGGGCACGTAGGGCGACGGGCGAGCGTCGAACCCCGCCGTGACGAGTCCCGATAGGAGCCGTTCACGGGACGTCTTGAGAGCGTTCACCCTGATGGTCACGGGAGGACTTTCGTTGTTCGCGGCGCACAGGCGCGCCGTCTCTTCGAAACCAAACCTGTGGACCCACCTGGAGACCATCCACTCCGGGTGGGAATATCTGACCGCAATATGGTCAACTGGCTCATCGGCCGCGTCTGGGAAATCGATCTTCCCGCTTGCCCCGACGAGCGCCCGCAAGACCGCGTTCACAAAGGCGCCGGCTCCTTCGTGCCCGAAGGCGCGGGCAAGTTCAACGGCTTCACTCACGGCGCTAGGCGCCGGAACTTGCGACAGGTAAAGAACCTGGTACGCACCAAGACGAAGCGCGTTGCGCACAACCGCGTCCATTCGCTCCACCGGCCGTGCTGCGAAGGCTCCGATCGCGTGATCTAGGGCCTTGCGCATCTTCGTCACGCCGTAGACCAGTTCGGTCGCAAGAGCGCGATCGCGCTCCGAAAGCCGCACGACCTTCAGAGCGCGATCCCTTGCGATCGCGGCGTACGCCCCTCTTTCATCGATGTCCATCAACGCCCGCAGGGCCGCCCCGCGAGCACTGCAGACCGCGTCCACCGTGAGACCCATCCCCATGCCTACCCTAGCTCAATCCCTCCGGCTTCCCCGCAGGATCAGGAGCCGCAGGAGCTGGGTCACGGCGACCGCCGTGGCAGCGAGATATGTCAGGCCCGCAGCGCTCAGCACCTCGCCGGTATGGCGCAGCTCGTCTCGGCTCACGTACCCGCCTCGTTCCAGGTACGCCAAAGCCCTCCTGCTCGCATCGTATTCGACCGGCAGAGTCACGACCGAGAACGCCACGGCGCCCACGAAGAGCCATATCCCGAGGGTCATCAGCCATTCGAGGCCGGTGCCCGCGAAAACGAATCCGATGAGGAACAGCGGAAACGCAAGGTTCGACCCGAACGTCGCAACTGGCACCAGGCTCGAACGGATGGCTAGCGGCACGTATCCGCTGGCGTGCTGGATGGCGTGGCCCGCTTCGTGCGCCGCCACACCGAGGGCCGCGAGCGAGCTTCCTCCGTACACCTCGGGAGACAGCCGGAGGACTCTCGTCCTGGGATCGTAGTGGTCATGCAGCCTTCCTGGAATCTGCTCGACGCGTACCGAATGGAGCCCACTGTCATCCAAAATACGCCTGGCCACTTCCGCTCCGCTCACGCCGCTATGCGCCCTCACCCTGGAATAGGCGTTGAAGACGCCGTGTACCCGGCTCTGTGCCCACATGGCGAACAGGATCGCAGGGAAGATCAGAATATACGTCGGGTCCCAGAAAAACATGGTGAAACCCTCCTCGAGACGTCTCTCGGACGCCGGCATTCAGCTCGCCCATCCAAGACCGCAGGATCGCTGCCGCGTCTTCCATTCCCGGACATCGGTCGCGTAGGTACCGTGGGTACCATAGTCCCCACTAGATTATAACCGACCGCGGCGTCAGATCAAACCGGGCACACCGCGTCTTGTGAGCGTGCGTCCCGCCCATTCGCGGCGCCCTCAAGTCCCGAAAACGTCGGCACGCCAGAACGCGCATTGCCACGCAGAAAGCCAGTCTCAGCCCCCCAAGACCGTCCCCGGCTCCACCGGATGGCCCCGAAGATAGTCCGGGGCGGGCATGCGCCTGCCGCCCTCCGCTTGGACCTCGGTGGCGAGGTAAAACCCTTCACCCGTTCTCACCAGGATGCCGTCGGACAGCCTTGCGCACACCGTGCCCGGAGGACCGCATACGCTGGGCAAGCCAGGTATCCCAGACGTGTCGCGCACCGGCCGCCCCTTGAAGATCTTCAAGATGGCACCGTGGAGTCTCGTGAACGCGCCGGGCTTGGGATTTCCGGCTCTCACGAGGTTGTGAATCGAGTGCGCAGGTCTTGACCAATCGATCTCGAACTCCTCGGGCCTGACTCGGGGCGCGCATGTCGCGTCCTCTTCGTCCTGCCTCATTCTCGGCGCCCTTCCGGATTCGATGAGAGACAATGTCTTCTCGAGGAGCCTCGCCCCTCTCTCCGCGAGCTCCTTCCGGAGCTCCCCCGCGGTCACATCCTCACCGATCTCGATCTCTTCCTGAAGGATGACGTCCCCTGTATCCCACCCTTCGGCCATGTACATGGTGGTCACCCCTGTCGACCGGTCACCGGCCATCAAAGCGCGTTCGATCGGCGCGGCCCCACGGTACTTGGGGAGGAGAGAGGCATGCACGTTGACGCAGCCGTGTTTCGGGATAGCCAGGACCTCGGGAGGCAGGAGGAGACCGTACGCCACTACCACGATGACGTCGGGCGCCGCTTCGCGCAAGGAGTTGAGAACGTTCTCGTCTTTCAGCGTTCTTGGTGTAAGCACGCGCAGTCCGCGCG
This window harbors:
- the fmt gene encoding methionyl-tRNA formyltransferase; the encoded protein is MVVVFMGSPDFAVPSLRAVIEAGHSVACVVTQPDKARARGRRLAPTPVREFAESRGLRVLTPRTLKDENVLNSLREAAPDVIVVVAYGLLLPPEVLAIPKHGCVNVHASLLPKYRGAAPIERALMAGDRSTGVTTMYMAEGWDTGDVILQEEIEIGEDVTAGELRKELAERGARLLEKTLSLIESGRAPRMRQDEEDATCAPRVRPEEFEIDWSRPAHSIHNLVRAGNPKPGAFTRLHGAILKIFKGRPVRDTSGIPGLPSVCGPPGTVCARLSDGILVRTGEGFYLATEVQAEGGRRMPAPDYLRGHPVEPGTVLGG
- the rsmB gene encoding 16S rRNA (cytosine(967)-C(5))-methyltransferase RsmB, which codes for MDAVCSARGAALRALMDIDERGAYAAIARDRALKVVRLSERDRALATELVYGVTKMRKALDHAIGAFAARPVERMDAVVRNALRLGAYQVLYLSQVPAPSAVSEAVELARAFGHEGAGAFVNAVLRALVGASGKIDFPDAADEPVDHIAVRYSHPEWMVSRWVHRFGFEETARLCAANNESPPVTIRVNALKTSRERLLSGLVTAGFDARPSPYVPEAVEVCGGAGLFSHESYANGEFLAQDQSSMLASYVLDPLPGERVLDIAAAPGGKTTHIAERMGDQGEIVAADVHAHRVRLLQENARRLGVRSIKAVVLDATDPQAFAAEATSRPFDRALVDPPCTGTGVLRRRPDLRWRRSLRDISDLAVVQARLLAAAAAVVKPGGIVVYSTCSIEPEENGGIVEGFLREHPGFSLEPAAPYLPREFVEAFPGQGLPYVETFPHIHAMDGFFIARLARRPEP
- a CDS encoding zinc metallopeptidase, producing MFFWDPTYILIFPAILFAMWAQSRVHGVFNAYSRVRAHSGVSGAEVARRILDDSGLHSVRVEQIPGRLHDHYDPRTRVLRLSPEVYGGSSLAALGVAAHEAGHAIQHASGYVPLAIRSSLVPVATFGSNLAFPLFLIGFVFAGTGLEWLMTLGIWLFVGAVAFSVVTLPVEYDASRRALAYLERGGYVSRDELRHTGEVLSAAGLTYLAATAVAVTQLLRLLILRGSRRD